A single Plasmodium sp. gorilla clade G2 genome assembly, chromosome: 7 DNA region contains:
- a CDS encoding E3 ubiquitin-protein ligase: MKKYLLFENSQYSYIINSIKNGDESEMLAALNDFYEQLNLSADGGLSNSTLEEYMNVLIHVIKSPHISYNSVYGRNDNNNISNNNNKKKNVKNSTNEKKGNSSQQINDVVDSGINDFFKIIQEHMGVYSSDFDEGVEDESDFSGNKEDKKKKKKKKKKKNKENNKSNNNIKEKKNLLELLNVKEEDVINDGDENCEDEAKDENKENNSDNNKNDDKKKKDNKKKKDDKKNENEDELIKENEDELIKENEEKGLEKVHKKKKNKEKNVSKENMKKNENNIKTEIIINTEEDSEEDYSDSDNINDNNSSSSTSECTVESENEKFFLSDINFVDEKYINIIYTATCCIYTILDIYPNSIKYIINNKDAVYILNKKLNDIEYIDVAEVILKIFEKLVEKDPMLILKKKSIKYMLMHIDFYNVNIQKKIFFCIIQIINNITKYRHITKYITPYCNIFINFFHYHYIHILNIICTLWRSYLDKMITLRLEEEKLAMEDKLGINRNKKDNKPTSYLSKLIEKKKDKKKSKKKDGNINTNVNILDDGGRREKKKTKGNNIKVTPIYDNDIIEISDEDESINLMDKKITKKGSVNSSKGKKKKTTLHDKMRGVEEIGIDVINESFLPNNRNNNNNNNNSNSNNNINDDVDAINGGDKNKLKNNYNNKLLLNMIHLNSDDNIYFKLSSEIESIYNINIRDNIIKLLIECQIEDNLYAFMETFYIISILIHYSNNVLEDFCKSDFLIKFNEFFGNKKFRSNNFLIIYILFTLYSFLPMCTYNGKLIYEYDNRRDINDEIFYENIGESMNDDITKKKKKIQNIEGVENIKDVENIESINNIDNIENNKNDQDFMNTSSFYNNKFGMFIYKFPIDVKKYKLTFYKNNLTHLFTLIKIVIPNIYYIYEETLYYDIKYICILICLSVFISLYKISLTCYESVEFLNCIKYIFSYNKEMYSFMRSVILNHLSETSIISGITICKIVEYFTHLILKNPVYSILDDNNVTNEVSNILNSINKNEDMNNNLLFNITKLMNDYNNRYLYVLLNIVHKILLKKKEEILECENKKKNSSICLNKRIYNIIFMYFYDIFNNKMYIKKDQYYDNNNNNRCNNCRSDLLFFNRDREMMNVFLEYSELFFNYEQEKKINRGGQNIFSYSNKENVKENLCLPKILVINNFIHSEAKCYNNMILCYYYLIYLFSNLSQKKEDSCIYFYQYNIAKRLYFFLYQSLLYGNDRTDDNMSVLPKYYTQDMIIKEKNKRDIIELLKTIDRNIRLYIFLYALLFVNNKTKEEIVHGLFLNSIKMLYNIFSTNIMLGEKNIEDINSNDIMHIKSLVVKIFDSYHYYLIVNNLSFNNCSVLIKITKECLNIYDHFPIYFFKDNFSHKNNTKNLGPNKFYDYINIRDPNNEDDHDDCDDYDIEEDGTRRNKKKDSKKKKNELFYEWKKEYDEFPSLRQDLSFNLYSRNRKSSELSKSSKPKKKKDNKNSLCGTSLNVDNINNNEIENTNEKNNNHDYNYNYIYNDGDNCDGSNNKTKLNDDENKQKHKDNDLDQETLEKMEILKRIEKDYEEKNKKKNVKNEGDLISDDEKKGGGDQLNIDSSEKIINIENNRDKDVEIIKEVFPNKKKNNVEQNKNKEGDDQEDINKRNVLDEEKKKKNMITNNTNNKINKDKKKIRPIGYYDNNRGEYNFYNYFNNNRYINYIPKDFFYENLFNETINNSTLDKSNKNKSIYNNYNCHFPIHLRRNGLYVDNVSIFGMLNKAINITLSEQDEIQNKLLDEYKHNLVNKNESMKENNFNDYFEDVSQLSRHKNKISVTDEGSLISKDRKSFMGTNMSVSEKSTGLNNNNNINNNNNNNNMNVRIPKYFIKNIIDKEKRKIQGSFNIFETFNKASNLVRKNMNKYIGKGLYANKYYSKDDDDLIILSVNGVDVHNNSCLSEYLMKLNEDMYYMNKNSLCVNDENIFCNMENFYVYNDVVENIPPEYFGRKNNIKYLWNNNYNINNNNNMNSMNSINSMHSIGAVICDGNFYDSRGSHDISYRIIKKRKNNDRICRPLYDVERTLNMNENNNNKMSNNNICSVNKSNNNVNYAGCESSSRNNSLYLNARNKKGSIDFLYTDDSKKYNLMKTRGEEEQSRQQENVSNYVDWDTYKKIKTSINTPLFCKMVNERYNYYNISYDLFKHLYDNNMECVNKNNMNNEHGEIRNSMNESFENNNLIKDEINKKEDLNSSFNISKSEIVSLNNNNKINYYDYIGENKNMVILNDGTNLNTLGKSYFLRNHLINKYKENELNLLFSQRQHVKDDSMYLSNYLQIEMMKTIELIFMDDHYINKDIMLSTHIHNINFLVQKGSDGPIYSDENTKFMKHFDALELLRRKEKILFDKCRNNNYHLFEENTVQGVNVNLQNKYNYCDENNEEDFYLLYNYMPIYNQMIKSNIMMYEEGDVILKSIDNTKNLLGDNLLYNNDKELYSGDNNKYSKNEFNVNNLHIYNNNNISCDKNNEEKNIFLDNMFNFLIYKFLYLLCKHLKMCDVGTFINFYNNSGEEYIKFNEYVIEERDNSLLYEETKKEIHKFKYLFEKDVNNNFNNNNNNNSENLNGSNFIENEKNISIDDIKKKDFLLNSINNKVIYYLNNPLFIFSEKLPSWVYKIFYLFNFVIDIDIRLLFFELIYFGNYRGLYNYKQKIKELVEKFNEKVNFDNCMLSEEHLLSVCANYTYNCDKKKLFNFLSDNNTLSLPRTKIKLHRTKIIESSLRIFNHLHYIHSNYITPSFLDIEFFNEEGIGLGPSLEFFNEVIEELKKENLKLFKIEDGYLFPLSYKINLKNFDFSLLKKPKYSEISGSNNKSTHNNMYPSSSYHQTPSLNRRFNVLNDGTGHHTSSYTSVNNLINHFLFSMNSNILQRDSHSKSNVKSKVENNNKVKGEVKNNKKSTKKNKSEKKQGDDYLDGNHQNDDYMYDQEGKEDVQDGEGKYKYDDNYDNEEEDDYEDDYEDDYEDDYEDDYEDDYEDDYEDDYQNNYDEQNDDNDYDKEYDDDDGDKKDNDMSNSEFFGNRLRNRKNKKNLKYVTENVNKNNKNKKSKKNKKNDSSVVDSKQKSGTSSDKRKNKKNKKNDEKMDNTEEHTKKEDTLPKESSRRSSSKKKGLLKINNNEHDQMGSIDDNQEGSKLATLDKESDKEDSNLEQDQINNEKNKKKRTRSYSNTEKKEKKQVESLIDDKVYEEAHEHISNDEEGEGVEKGKSKKSTIKKNINSDREDFEKNVSKLNETKEKEVVIISSNKKLIENVSVNTTDMLNKKSSGNSSQVVKEEYIEKTEKQCCKLLDKTFEDEKKKKIINDDNNNNKEKYDESTITIENKNNKSAITKDENGSQQKNKSSSKDEMQQCVTEQNGNYILDEDKNVNVPIKKYKLFTKDFEEHFMKEDKNIDINKNEKEEQNKKKNENNSSPINLSESVTQNIINSLLKEIENNKISVQETNDKIQSGNNKKLDSQNVSNETSQNIHSNVISNKIKNTSSEKIKKKLVQIDQDTLENRLFRYFKLLGQLCAKILSDKRNINVNLHPLFWYLVMNNSSYVNLSKFHHYHAIDRINMNSINKLLEYRNENKNVEDLHLDFTLLGSNPPVELIPNGSNITVTNENLNLFINKTIEYSLYDGIKFQIWAFRYGFSTIAPLVCTNMFDENEICEFLFGSNIENDEHWTKSHLSTYIKPDHGYTNDSVTFITLIEILSEFNKEERKQFVKFCTGTSALPNNGFAALKPLMKVVKKEDNNDLPSVMTCTNYLKIPDYKNKEKLRNRLIYAINEGQKNFSLS; encoded by the exons atgaagaaatacTTGCTTTTTGAGAATTCCCAGTATTCCTATATTATTAACAGTATAAAAAATGGAGATGAATCTGAAatg cTAGCTGCGTTGAACGATTTTTATGAACAACTGAACTTGTCAGCTGACGGAGGTTTAAGCAATTCTACTTTAGAAGAATATATGAACGTGTTAATTCACGTAATAAAAAGTCCTCACATAAGCTATAACAGTGTTTATGGAAGAAATGACAACAACAACAtcagtaataataataataaaaagaagaatgTTAAAAATTCaacaaatgaaaagaaagGAAATTCTTCTCAACAGATAAATGATGTTGTAGATAGTGGTATAAATGactttttcaaaataatcCAAGAACATATGGGAGTTTATTCCTCTGATTTTGATGAAGGTGTAGAGGATGAATCGGATTTTAGTGGTAATAAAGAagataagaagaaaaagaaaaaaaagaagaaaaaaaagaacaaggaaaataataaaagtaataataatattaaggaAAAGAAGAATTTACttgaattattaaatgtaaaGGAGGAGGATGTCATAAATGACGGCGATGAAAATTGTGAAGATGAGGCAAAGGATGAAAACAAGGAAAATAATtcagataataataagaatgatgataaaaagaagaaggataataagaaaaagaaagatgataaaaaaaatgaaaatgaagatgaattaattaaagaaaatgaagatgaattaattaaagaaaatgaagaaaaaggaTTAGAAAAGGtacataagaaaaaaaaaaacaaagagAAAAATGTttcaaaagaaaatatgaagaaaaacgaaaataatattaaaacagaaataataataaatacagaGGAAGACAGTGAAGAAGATTATTCTGATtcagataatataaatgataataattcatcAAGTAGTACAAGTGAGTGCACAGTAGAATCAGAGAAtgagaaattttttttgagtgatataaattttgtagatgaaaaatatattaatataatttatacagCTACCTGTTGCATATATACTATTTTAGATATATATCCTAattctataaaatatataattaacaaTAAAGATGCtgtatacatattaaataaaaaattaaatgatattgAATATATTGATGTTGCAGaagtaatattaaaaatatttgaaaagtTAGTAGAAAAGGATCCAATgcttatattaaaaaagaagagtattaaatatatgttaatgCATATCGATTTttataatgtaaatatacaaaagaaaatatttttttgtattattcaaattattaataatataactaaATATAGACATATTACCAAATATATAACTCCATATTGtaatatctttattaatttttttcattatcattatatccatatattaaatattatatgtacttTATGGAGATCTTATCTTGATAAAATGATTACATTGAGATTAGAAGAGGAAAAATTGGCTATGGAGGATAAGCTTGGAATAAATAGAAACAAAAAGGATAATAAACCTACATCTTATTTAAGTaaattaatagaaaaaaaaaaagataagaaaaaatCCAAAAAGAAAGATGGAAACATAAATACAAATGTGAATATTTTAGATGATGGAGGACGacgagaaaaaaaaaaaacaaaaggtaataatataaaggtGACACCTATttatgataatgatattattgaAATATCAGATGAGGATGAATCTATAAATTTGatggataaaaaaataacaaagaaGGGAAGTGTGAATAGTTCAAAGggtaaaaaaaagaagacgACATTACATGATAAAATGAGAGGGGTAGAAGAAATTGGTATAGATGTAATAAATGAATCATTCCTACCTAACAACagaaacaacaacaacaataataataatagtaatagtaataataatattaatgacgATGTGGATGCTATAAATGGtggtgataaaaataaattgaaaaataattataacaacaagttattattaaatatgatacatttaaatagtgatgataatatatattttaaattaagtTCAGAAATTGAAAGTatttacaatataaatattcgagataatattataaaattattaattgaaTGTCAAATAGAAGATAACTTATATGCTTTTATGGAGacattttatatcatatctATATTAATTCATTATAGTAATAATGTATTAGAAGATTTTTGTAAGTctgattttttaattaagtttaatgaattttttggaaataaaaaatttcgaagtaataattttcttatcatatatattttatttacattatattCTTTCCTACCTATGTGTACATATAAtggaaaattaatatatgaatatgataataggagggatataaatgatgaaatattttatgagAATATAGGTGAATCTATGAATGATGacataacaaaaaaaaagaaaaaaatacaaaatatagaaggtgtagaaaatataaaagatgtagaaaatatagaaagtataaataatattgataatatagaaaataataagaatgatCAAGATTTTATGAATACAagttctttttataataacaaatttggtatgtttatatacaaatttcCAATAGATgtgaagaaatataaattaacgttttataagaataatttgACCCATTTATTTACtcttataaaaatagtaataccaaatatatattatatatatgaagaaacattatattatgatataaaatatatatgtattttaatatgtttatcagtttttatatcattatataaaatatcctTGACATGTTATGAGAGTGTTGAATTTTTGaattgtataaaatatattttttcttataacaAAGAAATGTATTCATTCATGAGAAGTGTAATATTAAATCATTTATCTGAGACATCTATAATAAGTGGTATTACCATATGTAAGATTGTAGAATATTTTActcatttaatattaaaaaatcctgtatattctatattagatgataataatgtaaCAAATGAAGTAtcgaatatattaaatagtattaataagaatgaagatatgaataataaccttttatttaatattacaaaattgatgaatgattataataatagatatttgtatgtattattaaatatagtacataagatattattaaaaaaaaaagaagaaatattagAATGcgagaataaaaaaaaaaatagctctatatgtttaaataaaagaatatataatataatatttatgtatttttatgatatattcaataataaaatgtatatcaaaaaagaccaatattatgataataataataacaaccgATGTAATAATTGTAGAAgtgatttattattttttaatagagATAGAGAAATGATGAATGTGTTTTTAGAATATagtgaattattttttaattacgaacaggagaaaaaaataaatagagGAGGTCAGAATATATTTAGTTATtctaataaagaaaatgtaaaAGAGAATTTATGTTTACCAAAAATTTtagtaataaataattttatacattCAGAAGCAAAATgctataataatatgatattatgttattattatttgatatatttattttctaatttgtcccaaaaaaaagaagattcatgtatatatttttatcaatataatatagctaaaagattatatttctttttatatcaaTCTTTATTATATGGAAATGATAGAACAGATGATAATATGAGTGTATTACCTAAATATTATACCCAAGATATGATaattaaagaaaagaataaaagagatattattgaattattaaaaactATTGATAGAAATATtcgattatatatatttttatatgctttattatttgttaataataaaacaaaagaagaaattgTTCATGGATTATTTTTGAATagtataaaaatgttatataatatattttcaacaaatataatgttaggagagaaaaatatagaagatataaatagtaatgatattatgcatataaaatcattagtagtaaaaatatttgattcttatcattattatttaatagttaataatttatcatttaataattgttctgtacttataaaaataacaaaggaatgtttaaatatttatgatcactttcctatatattttttcaaagaTAATTTTtctcataaaaataataccaAAAATTTAGGTcctaataaattttatgattATATCAATATAAGGGACCCCAATAATGAAGACGACCATGACGATTGTGATGATTATGATATAGAGGAGGATGGGActagaagaaataaaaaaaaagatagtaaaaaaaagaagaatgaattattttatgaGTGGAAAAAGGAGTATGATGAATTTCCATCATTAAGACAAGACTTgtcatttaatttatattctaGAAATAGAAAATCTAGCGAATTATCAAAAAGTAGCAAGCcaaaaaagaagaaggaCAATAAAAATAGCTTATGTGGTACTTCTTTAAAtgtagataatataaataataatgaaatagaAAACACAAACGAAAAGAACAATAATcatgattataattataattatatttataatgatgGTGATAATTGTGAtggtagtaataataaaacaaaattaaatgatgatgaaaataaacaGAAACATAAAGATAATGATCTCGACCAAGAAACATTagaaaaaatggaaataCTCAAGAGGATAGAAAAAgattatgaagaaaaaaataaaaagaaaaatgtaaaGAATGAAGGAGATCTTATTagtgatgatgaaaaaaaaggagGTGGTGATCAATTAAATATTGACAGTagtgaaaaaattataaatattgaaaataatagAGATAAGGATGTcgaaattataaaagaagTTTTTcccaataaaaaaaaaaataatgtagaacaaaataaaaataaagaagggGACGACCAAGAGGatataaacaaaagaaatgttttagatgaagaaaagaaaaagaaaaatatgataacgaataacacaaataataaaataaataaagataaaaagaaaataagacCTATAggttattatgataataatagaggagaatataatttttataattattttaataataataggtatataaattatataccgaaagattttttttatgagaaTCTATTTAATGAAACTATTAATAATTCAACACTTGATAagagtaataaaaataaaagtatatataataattataattgtcACTTTCCTATACATTTAAGAAGAAATGGTTTATATGTAGATAATGTTTCTATTTTTGGAATGTTGAATAAGgcaataaatataacattgAGTGAACAAGATGAAATACAGAATAAATTATTAGAtgaatataaacataatcttgtaaacaaaaatgaaagtatgaaagaaaataatttcaaTGATTATTTTGAAGATGTATCACAGTTATCTAGacataagaataaaatatctgTAACTGATGAAGGTTCATTGATATCAAAGGATAGAAAAAGTTTTATGGGTACTAATATGTCTGTATCTGAAAAGAGTACAGGCttaaacaacaacaataatataaataataataataataataataatatgaatgtgAGAATTcctaaatattttattaaaaatattattgataaggagaaaagaaaaatacagGGTTCATTCAACATTTTTGAAACGTTTAATAAGGCTTCAAATCTTGTTAGGAAGAAtatgaacaaatatattGGTAAAGGTTTATAtgcaaataaatattattcaaaggatgatgatgatttaattattttgtcAGTTAATGGAGTAGATGTTCATAATAATTCTTGCTTATCAGAATACTTAATGaaattaaatgaagatatgtattatatgaataaaaattctttatgtgtaaatgatgaaaatattttttgtaacaTGGAAAacttttatgtatataatgatGTGGTAGAAAATATTCCACCTGAATATTttggaagaaaaaataatataaagtatttgtggaataataattataatataaataataataataatatgaatagtatGAATAGTATTAACAGTATGCATAGTATTGGTGCTGTTATTTGTGATGGTAATTTTTATGACAGTAGAGGTTCTCACGATATTAGTTATagaataattaaaaagagaaaaaataatgatagaATATGTAGACCCTTATATGATGTCGAAAGGACattaaatatgaatgaaaataataataataaaatgagtaataacaatatatgtAGTGTGAATAAGAGcaataataatgttaattATGCAGGATGTGAAAGTAGTAGTCGaaataattcattatatttgaatgcaagaaataaaaaaggatcTATCGATTTTTTGTATACTGATGatagtaaaaaatataacttaATGAAAACAAGAGGAGAAGAAGAACAATCAAGACAACAAGAGAATGTGTCAAATTATGTTGATTGGGATActtataagaaaataaaaacaagTATAAATACAccattattttgtaaaatgGTTAATGAAAggtataattattataatatatcttatgatttatttaaacatttatatgataataatatggagtGTGTGAATAAgaacaatatgaataatgaacATGGAGAAATAAGAAATAGTATGAACGAATcatttgaaaataataatttaataaaagatgaaattaataaaaaagaagatttaaatagttcatttaatatatctaaaaGTGAAATTGTTTcccttaataataataataaaattaattattatgattatataggtgaaaataaaaatatggttATTTTAAATGATGGTACAAATTTAAATACTTTAGGAaaatcttattttttaagaaatcatttaataaataaatataaagaaaatgaacttaatttattattctcaCAACGTCAACATGTTAAAGATGATTCTATGTATTTATCaaattatttacaaataGAAATGATGAAAACTATTGAACTTATATTTATGGATGAccattatattaataaagatataatgCTTAGTActcatattcataatattaattttttggtGCAGAAAGGAAGTGATGGACCTATCTATTCAGATGAGAATACAAAATTTATGAAGCATTTTGATGCTTTAGAACTTTTAAGAAGAAaagagaaaatattatttgataaatgtagaaataataattatcatttatttgaAGAAAACACAGTACAAGGTGTTAATGtaaatttacaaaataaatataattattgtgatgaaaataatgaagaagatttttatttattatataattatatgccTATATATAACCAAATGATCAAAAGTAATATTATGATGTATGAAGAAGGAGAcgttatattaaaaagtatagataacacaaaaaatttattaggagataatttattatataataatgataaggaATTATATAgtggtgataataataaatattcaaaaaatgaaTTCAATGTAAATAatctacatatttataataataataatatatcgtgtgataaaaataatgaagaaaagaatatatttttagataatatgtttaattttttaatttataaatttttatatttattatgtaagCATTTAAAAATGTGTGATGTTGGTACGttcataaatttttataataacagTGGtgaggaatatataaaatttaatgaaTATGTAATAGAAGAAAGAGATAATAgtttattatatgaagaaacgaaaaaagaaatacataaatttaaatatttatttgaaaaggatgtgaataataattttaataataataataataataatagtgagAATTTGAATGGATCGAATTTTATagagaatgaaaaaaatattagtatagatgatattaaaaaaaaagatttctTATTAAATAGTATAAACAAtaaagtaatatattatttaaataatccattatttatatttagtgAAAAATTACCTTCATgggtatataaaatattttatttatttaattttgttaTAGATATTGATAtaagattattatttttcgaattaatatattttggtAATTATAGaggattatataattataaacagAAAATAAAGGAATTAGTTGAAAAGTTTAATGAGAAAGTTAATTTTGATAATTGCATGTTATCAGAAGAACATTTATTATCTGTGTGTGCTaactatacatataattgtgataaaaaaaaattatttaattttttatcagATAATAATACTTTATCTTTACCAAGAACCAAAATAAAGTTACATAGaacaaaaattatagaaTCATCATTAAGAATATTTAATCATTTACATTATATTCATTCAAATTATATTACTCCTTCTTTTTTGGATATCGAATTTTTTAATGAAGAAGGAATTGGTTTAGGTCCGTCTTTAGAGTTTTTTAATGAAGTTatagaagaattaaaaaaagaaaatttaaaattatttaaaatagaGGATGGTTATCTCTTCCCATTatcttataaaattaatttaaaaaattttgattTCAGTTTATTAAAGAAGCCTAAATATTCAGAAATTTCAGGCtcaaataataaatctacacataataatatgtatccATCTAGTTCTTATCATCAAACACCTTCTTTAAATAGACGATTTAATGTATTAAATGATGGAACAGGTCATCATACTAGTAGTTACACGTCTGTTAACAATCTTATAAATCATTTCTTATTTTCTATGAACTCCAACATTTTGCAAAGAGATTCTCATAGTAAAAGTAATGTTAAGAGTAAagtagaaaataataataaagttaAGGGTGaagttaaaaataataaaaagagcaccaaaaaaaataaatctgAAAAAAAACAAGGGGATGATTATTTAGATGGTAATCATCAAAATGATGATTATATGTATGATCAGGAGGGAAAAGAAGATGTTCAAGATGGTGaaggtaaatataaatatgatgataattatgataatgaagAGGAGGATGACTATGAAGATGATTATGAGGATGATTATGAAGATGATTATGAGGATGATTATGAGGATGACTATGAAGATGACTATGAAGATGACTATCAAAATAACTATGACGAACAAAATGACGATAATGATTATGATAAAGAATATGACGATGATGATGGAGACAAAAAAGATAACGATATGTCAAATAGCGAATTTTTTGGTAATCGTTTGAGAAACAGaaagaataagaaaaatCTTAAATATGTGACTGAAAATGtcaacaaaaataataaaaataaaaaaagtaaaaaaaataaaaaaaatgactcCTCTGTTGTAGATTCAAAGCAAAAAAGTGGTACTTCGAgtgataaaagaaaaaacaaaaagaataagaaaaatgatgaaaagatGGATAATACAGAGGAacacacaaaaaaagaagatacaTTACCCAAAGAAAGTTCTAGAAGATCAAGTTCGAAGAAAAAGggtttattaaaaataaataataatgagcaTGATCAAATGGGTTCTATAGATGATAACCAAGAAGGCAGCAAATTAGCAACCTTAGATAAAGAATCTGATAAAGAAGATTCAAATTTAGAACAagatcaaataaataatgaaaaaaataaaaaaaagagaacTAGGTCATATAGTAATACAGagaagaaagaaaagaaacAAGTCGAAAGTCTAATTGATGATAAAGTGTATGAGGAAGCACATGAACATATATCAAATGATGAAGAAGGAGAGGGTGttgaaaaaggaaaaagtaaaaaaagcaccattaagaaaaatataaatagtgaTAGAGAagattttgaaaaaaatgtatcCAAGTTAAATGAAacgaaagaaaaagaagttGTCATTATttcttcaaataaaaaattaattgaaaATGTATCTGTTAATACAACCGACATGTTGAACAAAAAATCAAGTGGAAATTCTAGTCAAGTAGTAAAAGAAGAATACATCGAAAAAACAGAGAAGCAGTGTTGTAAATTGTTAGACAAAACATTTGaagatgaaaagaaaaaaaaaataataaatgatgataataataataataaggaaaaatatgatgaaagCACAATAacaatagaaaataaaaataataaaagtgcTATTACAAAAGATGAGAATGGTTcgcaacaaaaaaataaaagcagTAGTAAAGATGAAATGCAACAATGTGTTACAGAACAAAAtggaaattatattttagatgaggataaaaatgtaaatgtgcctataaaaaaatataaattatttacaaaAGATTTTGAAGAACATTTTATGaaagaagataaaaatattgatatcaataaaaatgagaaagaggaacaaaataaaaaaaaaaatgaaaataatagtaGTCCAATAAATCTAAGTGAATCTGTaacacaaaatataataaattctttACTTAAAGAAATAGAAAACAACAAAATATCTGTACAAGAAACAAATGACAAAATTCAGAgtggaaataataaaaagttaGATAGCCAAAATGTGAGTAATGAAACTAGTCAAAATATACACTCAAATGttatttcaaataaaattaaaaatacatcaagtgaaaaaattaaaaaaaaactagTACAAATAGATCAAGATACGTTAGAAAATAGGTTATTcagatattttaaattactTGGACAGTTATGTGCAAAAATATTATCTGATAAGAGAAATATTAATGTTAATTTGCATCCTTTATTTTGGTATTTGGTGATGAATAATTCGTCCTATGTTAATTTATCTAAATTTCACCATTATCATGCG aTTGAtagaataaatatgaatagcataaataaattattggAATACAGAAACGAAAATAAGAATGTGGAAGATTTACATCTCGATTTTACATTGCTTG ggAGCAACCCACCGGTGGAACTTATACCAAATGGTTCAAACATAACCGTTACAAATGAAAACTTAaatttattcataaataaaacaatagaatattcattatatgaCGGAATTAAATTTCAG ATATGGGCCTTCCGTTACGGTTTTAGTACCATAGCTCCATTAGTATGTACTAACATGtttgatgaaaatgaaatttGTGAATTTTTATTTGGTAGTAATATTGAGAATGATGAGCATTGGACGAAGTCTCATCTttcaacatatataaaaccaGATCATGG ATATACAAACGATTCGGTAACTTTTATTACATTAATTGAAATACTTTCCGAATTTAATAAGGAAGAGAGAAAACAATTTGTAAAATTTTGTACTGGAACATCTGCCCTACCTAATAATGGATTTGCAGCATTaaa gcCCTTAATGAAAGTTGTTAAGAAAGAGGACAATAATGATTTACCAAGTGTTATGACTTGtacaaattatttaaaaataccagattataaaaataaagaaaaattaaggAACAGATTAATTTATGCCATTAATGaag GGCAAAAGAACTTTTCACtttcttaa